The Ralstonia pickettii DTP0602 genome segment TTTGCGGCGGCATGCGCGCCACCCGTTCCTGCCAAACAGCAACCAATGATCCGTGCGGATCAGACCCCGAGCAGTTCGTGCAGCACCGGCATCTTGGCCTGCAGCTCATTGGCCGCGAAGCGCTCGACGATGCTGCCATGCTCCATCACGTAGAAGCGGTCGGCCAGCGGCGCGGCGAAGCGGAAGTTCTGCTCCACCATCACCACCGTGTACCCCTTCTGCTTGAGCATCAGGATCATGCGCGCGAGCGCCTGCACGATCACCGGTGCCAACCCTTCCGAGATTTCATCGAGCAACAGCAGGTTGGCACCCGTGCGCAGGATGCGCCCGACCGCCAGCATCTGCTGCTCGCCGCCGGAAAGACGCGTGCCCTGGCTCTGGCGGCGCTCCTTCAGGTTCGGGAACATCTCGTAGATATCCGCCTCGCTCATGCCCTTGCTGGTGTCGGCGCCCTTGAGCACGGGCGGCAGCATCAGGTTTTCTTCGCATGAGAGGCTGGAGAAGATGGCGCGCTCTTCGGGGCAATAGCCAATGCCGTAGTGCGCGATCTTGTGCGTGGGCAGGCTGATGGTTTCATGGCCATTGACCTTGATCGAGCCCTTGCGCGCCCCCGTCAGGCCCATGATCGCGCGCAGCGTGGTGGTGCGACCGGCGCCGTTGCGGCCCAGCAGCGTGACCACTTCACCGCGGTTCACCGTCAGGTCCACGCCGTGCAGGATGTGCGATTCGCCGTACCAGGCCTCCAGGCCCTTGATTTCGAGGGCAGGTGTATTCGATGTCGTCATGTCGTGCCCCTCAGTGCGCGCCTTGCAGTTCCGCGTCGACGGTACCCATGTAGGCCTCCATCACGCGCGGGTCCTTCGACACTTCAGCGTAAGGGCCCTCGGCCAGGATCGCGCCGCGCTGCAGCACCGTGATCTTGTCCGCGATCGACGACACCACGCTCATGTTGTGCTCCACCATCAGGATGGTGCGGCCCGCCGAGACCTTCCTGATCAGCTGCGTGACGCGGTCCACGTCCTCATGGCCCATGCCCTGCGTGGGTTCGTCCAGCAGCATCAGCTCGGGCTCCATCGCCAGCGTCGTGGCGATCTCGAGCGCGCGCTTGCGGCCGTACGGCAGGTTCACCGTGACGGTGTGCGCGAACTCGGTCAGCCCGACCTGCTCGAGCAGCTCCATGGCGCGGTCGTTGAGCACGTTCAGCGAGCGCTCGCTGCGCCAGAACTGGTACGCGGTGCCAAGCTGGCGCTGCAGGCCGATGCGCACGTTCTCCATCACCGTCAGGTGCGGGAACACCGCCGAGATCTGGAAGGAACGGATCACGCCGCGGCGCGCGATCTGCGCGGGCTTCTCGCGGGTGATGTCGATGCCGTTGAATAGGATGGTGCCGGTGGTCGGCTCCAGGAACTTGGTGAGCAGGTTGAAGCAAGTGGTCTTGCCCGCGCCGTTGGGCCCGATCAATGCATGGATCGACCCGCGTCGCACCCGCAGGTTGACGTCGCTCACTGCCGTGAACCCCTTGAATTCCTTGGTGAGGTTCCGCGTTTCCAGGATGGTTTCCTGCTGGTTCATGTCTCCTGCCCGCCCTCTTGCTGAACTGCCGGGGTGATGCCCGGCACTGACAATGGTCCGAACCGGCCTGGTAGGCCCTTGGTGCCGCGTTTTCCGTCAGGCCGGCCGCTCCTGCGGCCTGCCTGCGGACTTCTTATCTGTGCGCGGGGCGGCTCCCGCTGGTGCCTGGCGACTGGCTAGCATGTGCTGCCGCCGCACCCTGTGAGGCGTCTATTGTGTGCGCCTGTTGCATCGCAAAACATCGGGGTTTGCACTATGAAACATGAACCAAGTGTCAGTTTTTTTGCAGGCGCACATGAGCAGGAGGCGCCACCTGGCCGACGCCGCCTGCCTGCCTGACTTTCTGCTGCGACGCCGCGCCCCATCAGGCGCTCTCCACCGCCGCTGCCGGCGCCGGAGCTGCAATCTCCTGCGTGTCCGCCGCGCGCCGGCGATCCTCGCGGATCATGTCGCTGGCGCGCTCGGCAATCATGATGGTCGGAGAGTTGGTATTGCCCGAGGTGATCAGCGGCATCACCGAGGCATCGACCACGCGCAGGCCCTCGATACCCAGCACGCGCAGTCGATGGTCCACCACCGCCGTAGGATCGTCGGCGCGGCCCATCTTGCAGGTGCCCACCGGATGGAAGATGGTGGTGCCGATATTGCCGGCGGCTTCGGCCAGCTCCGCGTCGGTCTGGAACGCGGGGCCCGGCAGCCATTCCTCGGGCTGGTACGGTGCCAGCGCGGGCGAGGCCACGATGCGGCGCGTGAGCCGTATCGAATCGGCCGCGACGCGCCGGTCCGCTTCCGTCGACAGGTAGTTCGGCGCGATCGCTGGCGCCTGGCGGAAGTCCGCGCTGCCGATATGCACGCTGCCGCGCGAGGTCGGCCGCAGGTTGCAGGCGCTGGCGGTAAAGGCGTTGAACGCGTGCAGCGGGTCGCCGAACTTGTCCAGCGACAGCGGCTGCACGTGGTACTCGATATTGGCGCGCGCCTGCCCGGGGTCCGAGCGCGCGAACGCGCCCAGTTGCGACGGCGCCATGCTCATCGGCCCGCTCTGGTTGATGGCGTATTGCACGCCGATACAGAACTTGCCCCACAGGCTCGCCGCGCGGGTGTTGAGCGTGCGCACGCCGTTGACCTTGACCACCGTGCGCAGCTGCAGGTGGTCCTGCAGGTTCTCGCCCACGCCGGGCAGCGCGTGCCGCACCGGGATGCCCAGCGCGCCCAGACGCTCGGCCTGGCCGATGCCGGAGAGTTCCAGAAGTTGCGGCGTATTGACCGCGCCCGCGGCAAGGATGACCTCGAGCGTGGCCGCTACCGTATGCGGCTGGCCGCCGCCGACGTAGTTCACGCCGTTGCAACGGCGTCCGTCGAAGGTCAGGCCGCTGACCTGCGCGCCGGTGACGATGGTCAGGTTGGGCCGCTCCGAGGCGCGCCGCAGGAAGGCCTTGGCCGTATTCCAGCGGATGCCGCGGCGCTGGTTCACTTCGAAATAGCCGACACCGAAGTTGTCGCCGCGGTTGAAGTCCTCGGTGCGCGGGATGCCCGCCTGCTCGGCCGCATCGGCAAAGCGCTCCAGGATGTCCCAGCGCAGCCGCTGGCCTTCCACGCGCCACTCGCCGCCGGCGCCATGGAAGTCGCTCGGGCCGCGGTGATGGTCCTCGCTGCGCTTGAACAGCGGCAGCACGTTGTCCCAGCGCCAGCCGTCATCGCCGGTGAGCCGCGCCCACTCGTCATAGTCCTCGCGCTGGCCGCGCATATAGATCATGCCGTTGATGGATGAGCATCCGCCCAGCACGCGCCCGCGCGGATAGCCCAGCGAGCGGCCGTTCAGTCCGGCTTCCGCCTCGGTGCGATAGAGCCAGTCGGTACGCGGATTGCCGATGCAATACAGGTAGCCGACCGGGATATGGATCCAGTGGTAGTCATCCTTGCCGCCGGCTTCCAGCAGCAGCACCTTGACGTCCGGGTCCTGCGTCAGGCGGTTCGCCAGGACACAGCCGGCCGAGCCGGCGCCCACGATGATGTAGTCGAATGTCTCCATGGCTCTTTTGGTTATCGTGGCAGGGGTGGCGGGACTTATTTCGCCACCGGCATGGTGAACTCCGCGCCCTTGGCGATCGAATCCGGCCAGCGCTGCATCACGCTCTTGTAGCGCGTGTAGAAGCGCACGCCTTCTTCGCCATAGGCGTGGTGATCACCGAACAGCGAGCGCTTCCAGCCGCCGAACGAATGCCAGGCCATCGGCACCGGGATTGGCACGTTGATGCCGACCATGCCGATCTGGATCTGCCGCGCAAAGGCGCGCGCGATGCCGCCATCGCTGGTGTAGCAAGATACGCCGTTGCCGTACTCATGCGCATTGATCAGCTTCACCGCCTCGGCAAAGTCATGCACGCGCACCACCGACAGCACCGGGCCGAAGATCTCTTCCTTGTAGATCGTCATGTCCGGCTTGACGTTGTCGAACAGCGTGCCGCCGACATAGAAGCCGTTCTCGTGGCCGGGCACGGTATGGCCGCGGCCATCGGTCACCAGCGTCGCGCCCTCTGCCACGCCCTTGGCGATATAGCCCTCGACCTTGGCCTTGTGCGCAGCGGTCACCAGCGGACCCATTTCGGCGTCCGACTCCATGCCGTTGCGGATCTTCAGCGAGCTGGCGCGTTCGGCGAGTCGCGGCACGAGCTTGTCGGCCACGTCGCCAACCGCCACCGCCACCGAGATCGCCATGCAGCGCTCGCCGGCGGAGCCGTAGGCCGCGCCGATCAGCGCATCGACCGCCTGGTCGAGATCCGCATCGGGCATCACCACCAGGTGGTTCTTGGCACCGCCCAGCGCCTGCACGCGCTTGCCGTGCCTGGTGCCTTCCGTATAGATGTACTCCGCAATCGGCGTCGAACCGACGAACGACAGCGCCTGCACATCCGGATGCGCCAGCAGCGCATCGACCGCTTCCTTGTCGCCCTGCACCACGTTGAACACGCCATCGGGCAAGCCGGCCTGGCGCAGCAGGTCGGCAATCAGCAGGCTCGGCGACGGATCGCGTTCCGAAGGCTTCAGCACGAAGGTATTGCCACAGGCGATCGCCACCGGGAACATCCACATCGGCACCATCACCGGGAAGTTGAACGGCGTGATGCCGGCCACCACGCCCAGCGGCTGGCGCAGGTTCCAGTTGTCGATGCCGCCGCCGATGTTGTCGGTGAAGTCGGTCTTGAGCAGGTTGGGGATGCCGCAGGCGAACTCCACCACCTCGATGCCGCGCGTGACTTCACCCTTGGCATCCGAGAACACCTTGCCGTGTTCGCGCGT includes the following:
- a CDS encoding histidinol dehydrogenase (K01996: livF; branched-chain amino acid transport system ATP-binding protein) codes for the protein MTTSNTPALEIKGLEAWYGESHILHGVDLTVNRGEVVTLLGRNGAGRTTTLRAIMGLTGARKGSIKVNGHETISLPTHKIAHYGIGYCPEERAIFSSLSCEENLMLPPVLKGADTSKGMSEADIYEMFPNLKERRQSQGTRLSGGEQQMLAVGRILRTGANLLLLDEISEGLAPVIVQALARMILMLKQKGYTVVMVEQNFRFAAPLADRFYVMEHGSIVERFAANELQAKMPVLHELLGV
- a CDS encoding ABC transporter (K01995: livG; branched-chain amino acid transport system ATP-binding protein), which produces MNQQETILETRNLTKEFKGFTAVSDVNLRVRRGSIHALIGPNGAGKTTCFNLLTKFLEPTTGTILFNGIDITREKPAQIARRGVIRSFQISAVFPHLTVMENVRIGLQRQLGTAYQFWRSERSLNVLNDRAMELLEQVGLTEFAHTVTVNLPYGRKRALEIATTLAMEPELMLLDEPTQGMGHEDVDRVTQLIRKVSAGRTILMVEHNMSVVSSIADKITVLQRGAILAEGPYAEVSKDPRVMEAYMGTVDAELQGAH
- a CDS encoding choline dehydrogenase (K00108: E1.1.99.1, betA, CHDH; choline dehydrogenase [EC:1.1.99.1]); this encodes METFDYIIVGAGSAGCVLANRLTQDPDVKVLLLEAGGKDDYHWIHIPVGYLYCIGNPRTDWLYRTEAEAGLNGRSLGYPRGRVLGGCSSINGMIYMRGQREDYDEWARLTGDDGWRWDNVLPLFKRSEDHHRGPSDFHGAGGEWRVEGQRLRWDILERFADAAEQAGIPRTEDFNRGDNFGVGYFEVNQRRGIRWNTAKAFLRRASERPNLTIVTGAQVSGLTFDGRRCNGVNYVGGGQPHTVAATLEVILAAGAVNTPQLLELSGIGQAERLGALGIPVRHALPGVGENLQDHLQLRTVVKVNGVRTLNTRAASLWGKFCIGVQYAINQSGPMSMAPSQLGAFARSDPGQARANIEYHVQPLSLDKFGDPLHAFNAFTASACNLRPTSRGSVHIGSADFRQAPAIAPNYLSTEADRRVAADSIRLTRRIVASPALAPYQPEEWLPGPAFQTDAELAEAAGNIGTTIFHPVGTCKMGRADDPTAVVDHRLRVLGIEGLRVVDASVMPLITSGNTNSPTIMIAERASDMIREDRRRAADTQEIAAPAPAAAVESA
- a CDS encoding methylmalonate-semialdehyde dehydrogenase (K00140: mmsA, iolA, ALDH6A1; malonate-semialdehyde dehydrogenase (acetylating) / methylmalonate-semialdehyde dehydrogenase [EC:1.2.1.18 1.2.1.27]); translation: MEDILAEASAVQTIIGHAIAGRQTRGTSQRLADIYNPATGEVAARVALATVQDVGDAVAAAKGAFPAWSETPPLRRARILFKFKELLDRHHDDLAALITREHGKVFSDAKGEVTRGIEVVEFACGIPNLLKTDFTDNIGGGIDNWNLRQPLGVVAGITPFNFPVMVPMWMFPVAIACGNTFVLKPSERDPSPSLLIADLLRQAGLPDGVFNVVQGDKEAVDALLAHPDVQALSFVGSTPIAEYIYTEGTRHGKRVQALGGAKNHLVVMPDADLDQAVDALIGAAYGSAGERCMAISVAVAVGDVADKLVPRLAERASSLKIRNGMESDAEMGPLVTAAHKAKVEGYIAKGVAEGATLVTDGRGHTVPGHENGFYVGGTLFDNVKPDMTIYKEEIFGPVLSVVRVHDFAEAVKLINAHEYGNGVSCYTSDGGIARAFARQIQIGMVGINVPIPVPMAWHSFGGWKRSLFGDHHAYGEEGVRFYTRYKSVMQRWPDSIAKGAEFTMPVAK